The DNA segment ATCCACGCTTAACAACAGGAACAAGCGATAATAACTTCCAAAATTCAACATTCTGGTTGTATTCAACAGATCGCTTTGACTTGGCAAAAGTACAGATAACATATGATTTACCTAAAAAATGGTTTGAAAACTTCTTTATAAGTGGTGTTTCTGCTTATGTAAGTGGATCTAATCTATTGACATTCTCAGGAGAACGTAAAATATTAGAGATGAATGTCGGTAGTGCTCCTCAGTATCGCTTCTATAATTTAGGTGTTAATGTTACATTCTAATAAATATTAAAATTATGAAGATCAAAAATATAATTAAGCTTTTGGCATTCTTGCCCTTGCTTACATCATGTGATGATATATTCACTCCTGCTATAGAAAATATCAGAGGTCTTGATGCAATGTATAAAGAACCGTCATATGCTCAAGGAATATTAGCAAATGCATATGTCTTATTGCCTTATTCATCAACTCCAAATAGTGATGTAGCAACTGATGATGCAGTTACAAACGATAAAACTAGCGATTATCTTAAAATGGCTACAGGATCATGGGCTGCAAACTCCGATCCTATGTCACAATGGCAAGCACGTAGAAATGCCATTCAATATATCAATCTATTCCTGGAGAGAGCAGATAGTGTAAAGTGGGCAAACGATCCAACCATAGCTGCTATGTTTAAAGAGCGTCTTAAAGCTGAGGCTTATGGATTGCGTGCGTTGCAAATGTTTTATTTATTGCAAGCCCATGGTGGTTGGGATGATAGCGGTAAACTGTTGGGCGTTCCTATTCTAACTCATTCAGAAACTCCTGCATCAGACTTTAATGTAGCAAGAAATTCATTCCAAGATTGTATTGACAGTATAATAGTCGATGCCACTCGTGCAGAATCTCATTTGCCATTAACGTATAACGATCTTGCACACGATGCAGATGTTCCAGCCAAATATCAGGCTATGGGTATAACAAAAGCAAGTGACTATAATCGCGTGTTTGGTGCAATCGTTAGAGGTAGAATGTGTGGTAATATAGCTAATGCAATTATAGCTCAAGCAACACTGTTGGCTGCAAGTCCTGCTTATAATAAAGGTACAACTGTAACATGGGCAGATGCTGCCGACAGAGCTGCTGTTGTTCTTGACAACATCGGTGGAGTCTCCGGACTGGCTCCAACAGGTTTAACATGGTACAGTAGTGATAATGCTGCCGAGATTACAGCTGCTCAAACTGATAAAGGTTCTAACCCTAAAGAAATTATTTGGAGAGGAGATATCGGAAGTGGTAATGATTTGGAAACTTCTAACTTCCCGCCTTCATTGGAGGGCAAGGGTAGAATAAATCCTACTCAGAATCTCGTTGATGCATTCCCTATGGCTAATGGATATCCAATATCAGATAAGACAAACAGTGGATATAATGCTTCAGACCCATATAGTAATCGTGATCCGAGATTGGCAAAATATATTGTTGTTAATGGAAGTACACAGGGATCAAGTAGTGCTGTAATAACAACTGCTACTTATGGCACAAATTATGATGCTAAAGATAAAGAGAGTGGATATTCTACTCGTACAGGATATTATCTTCGTAAACTTTTACGCTCTGACTGTAATGTTACTTCTGCATCCCCAACAAAACAGTTACATTACGATTCTCGTATCAGATATACAGAGATCTTCTTAGATTATGCAGAAGCTGCTAATGAGGCTTGGGGACCTACAGGTAAGGGAACTCATTCTTATAGTGCTTATGATGTTATCAAGGCAATCCGGACTCGTGCAGGTGTTGGTGTAAATAACGGAGACCCTTATTTGGAGAATATCAAAAACACTTCAAATCAAGATGCAATGCGTGAACTTATTCGTAATGAGCGCCGTCTTGAACTCTGTTTTGAAAACCACCGTTTCTATGACTTACGTCGTTGGAAGGTTGATCTCGCAAAACTTAATGAAACTGCTAACGGTATGCAGATTGATAAACAAAATGATAATACTATCACTTATACTAACGTACCGGTTGAAACAAGGAATTATGAGGATTATATGTATTATGGTCCTATCCCATACAGTGAAACTCTAAAATGGACAAACCTGCAGCAGAATCATGGTTGGGGAAAATAACTATTAATTTAATAAAATCATTATGAAAAGAAAATCATTAATACCAGTATTGGCACTTGGCATATTCGTATCTATGTTTCAATCTTGTGAAAATCAGGATAACGAATTCCCTAATTATGGTCACAGTGCTGTATATTTTGGTTACCAAGATCCTGTTCGTACATTATGTCTTGGTCAAGATGAAAACTATAATACGGATTTAGATAATGCCCATCAGTGTGAAATATATGCTGTGTTAAGTGGTATGTATTCTAATAAAGGAACAGTTTCTATTGATGTTACAGTTGATAATTCACTTTGTGATAATCTGTATTTATCTGATGGTCAAACACCGGTTAAACCAATGCCATCAACATATTATTCATTATTGGGTAACCAGATCGTTATGAATGGTACAATGAATGGCGCTGTTAAGGTTCAATTTACTGATGCCTTTTTTGCAGACCCTAGTTCTATCAAGAATACATATGTGATACCTTTGCGTATGACAAAAGTAACAGGTGCAGACTCTATTCTAGTTGGTAAGGCTAAGGTAACATCTCCTCATCCAGTTCTTACTAATTCTAGTGATTGGGATGTACAACCACAGAATTATGTATTGTATTGTGTTAAATATATCAACCCATGGGCTGGCACATATTTGCGTAGAGGTGTAGATTTAGTAACAGAAAATGGAGCTACAAGTACAATAGTTCGTCATAAAGCTACTGTAGAACAAGATGATTTGTTTAAAATTACAACGAACTCTTTAAAGACAGTGTTATACCCGTTCAGTTCTAGTTGTAACCTACTTATTACTTTCACTGACGATAATAAATGTACTGTTACTTCTGCTACAGATGGATATACAGTAACCGGTACAGGAACATTTGTTAAAGATGGAGAGAAAAAAGCTTGGGGAAACCTAGACAGAGACGCTATCTATTTAGATTATAATGTAACTGCTGCAAGTGGTAAAGTTACAGCTACTAAAGATACTTTAGTAGTTCGTGACCGCGGAATAACAGGAATGGAACTACTGGCACCGGTATATAAATCAAATTAACCGTTAAACTAATGATTAACATGAAATATTACAATAAATTCTTACTGGGAGCGATAAGTTTGGTCGCTTTTGCCTCCTGTGCGGATAATAATTCATTAGACTTTACACCAGCTGTCGGTAAATCCGACAGCTTGGTAAAGCTTAGCTATCTGAATAATTATGATGTACTAAAAAAATATGTAGACCGTACTGCTAATCCTAATTTCAAACTAGGAACTGGTGTTGATGCGAGTGATTTTAGTAGTAAAGGTACCGTTTATGCATTAACTGTTGGAAACTTTGATGAGATAACAGCGGGTAATGCTATGAAGTATGGTTCTTGCGTAGCCGATAATGGAAATATGGACTTCGGGGCTGTTAAAAAATTTGTCTCTACAGCCAAAGATGCAGACGTTTCTATATTTGGCCATACATTAGCATGGCATTCACAACAGAATAACAAGTATCTGAATAGTCTTGTCCCTAACTCGGAAAGATATATGCATATAACGACTACTTCTGTTGGAACTAAGCCTAATCCGTGGGATTGGGGCATAACTTATAATCTTGATTCTCCATTGGAAGTTGGAAAAAGCTATACATTAAGTCTTAGCGCAAAATCATCGCCGGGAACTACAGTGTGGTTTTGGCCTTCTTGTTCTGCTGGTACAATGTATTTAAATCCACAATTTTCAGTAGGTACAAAATGGGGCGTATATAGTATCACATTTACACCTGATAAACCAATTGATAAGTTATCTTATGAATTTGGACAATTAAATGGAAGTCTGTATCTTGATAATATATCACTTACTAAAGATGGCAGTAGTACTAATCTTATAGTAAATCCTAATTTTGATAATAATGATATTTCCCGTTATAGTAAGCCAAGTTATTTAAACTTTACTTATGCCATAGATGGTGTGATACCAACAAAAATTCTTACAGATCAAGAGAAAAAAGATACTATTACTTGGGCCATGGGTAACTGGATACAAGGCATGATGAATGCTTGTAAAGGATATGTTAAAGCTTGGGATGTTGTCAATGAGCCATTATCAGGTGTAGATAAAGATGGTGACGGTTTCTATGATTTACAGTCTGCTACACGTGGCACTGTTTCTGATAATGATGCTAGTGCAAACTTCTACTGGCAGGATTATATGGGCGATTTAGACTATGTGCGTACAGCTGTAGCTGATGCTCGTAAGTATTTTGTAGAATCTGGTGGAAACGCTTCTGACTTAAAGTTATTTATTAATGATTATAATCTGGAAACATTTTGGGATCACAATCAAAAATTGATAAGTCTTATTAGTTGGATTGGCAAATGGGAAGCTGATGGCACGACTAAAATAGATGGTATTGGAACTCAGATGCATGTATCTTATAATGAGGATCCGATTAAGCAGAAAAGTCAGGAAGATGCTATTGTAAATATGTTTAAGATTATGGCTGCTACTAAGAAGCTAGTTCGTATATCAGAACTTGATATGGGTATCCTTGATGCTAATGGAAATAAGGTTCTTACACCTAATGTTACAGATGCACAGATGAAAGAACAAGCTGCATTTTATCAGTTTATAGTTAAAGCATATTTTGATAATGTACCGGCAGCTCAACGTTACGGTATTGCACAATGGGCTCAAACAGATAGCCCATCTACTACAGGAGCTTGGCGTGCTAATGAACCAATTGGTTTATGGAATGGCAAATACGATCGTAAGCGTGCCTATGCAGGCTTTGCTGACGGTTTAGCAGGAAAAGTCGTTTATCCAGCGGAATAAACAGCACTTTATAATGAAATAGTTATACGATAATAAGGGGGAGTCTGTGAAGTCTTCCCCTTATTTTTTAAATTTAAAATTATGAGAAATAAATTATTAAAATACCTTTTATACACAATATTCCTTTTTGCTCCTTTGTCAGTGTGCGCCTGGATAGGTATGCCTATACCACGTCTGCACGTTGATGGGCGCTATTTCAAAGATAATCAGGGAAATATAGTCAATCTGCATGGTTTTGCACAGACATATAGTCCATGGTTTAACGAGAAAGGAACTAAATGGAATAATTATGATGTTGATGGATGTTTAAGTTATAACCAAGGGCTGATAGACAAAATTCTTGCAGCTGGATGGGATGTTAATTTTATCCGTCTTCATATGGACCCATATTGGTCAAATACTCCTGGAATGCAGACAAAAGGTGAAAGCGATATATCTGCTTTCAGTTATGATAGGTTTACAAAATACTTTCAAAGTGTATTTTTGCCTATGGCTAAATATGCAATAAGTAAAGGGCTATATGTTATAATGCGTCCTCCGGGAGTCTGTCCTGACTCAATATCCGTTGGTGATGATTATCAAAAATATTTGATAAAGGTCTGGAATTATGTTTCGGCTGATCCGTACATAAAAAATAATCCAAATATTATGTTTGAACTTGCAAACGAACCCGTTAAGATATGTGGTAAAGATGGTTCAACGGCAGGATTTAAAGAACTTAAGGACTATTTTCAAAGCATAACAAATACGATTAGAAGTAATTGTAATAACATTGTCTTAATACCGGGACTGGCTTATCAGGCTAACTATGAAGGATTTGCTGAGTATCCTATAGAAGGATCAAATATCGGTTATGCCGTGCATTGTTATCCCGGATGGTACAATAGCGGTTCTGAAGATACTCCTAACGTAAATTATGCTAATTTCAAAGCCGGTTGGGATAAACAGATAACACCTGTTTCAAATTTTGCACCTATAGTAGTCACAGAGATGGATTGGGCACCGAAATCATATGAATCGTCTTGGGGTAAAGGTGTTACAGGTACCGCTGGAGGGAATGGTTTTGGAGCTAATTTTAAAAAAATAGCAGATGATTCAGGTAATGTTAGTTGGCTTATTTTTACCTCAGCAGAGTTAATGGCTAATTTTAAAGATGATCCAGGTAATGGAAATACTTTCTTAACAGATCCAGAAGCATGCCCTTGGCCTACTTATCATTGGTATAAAGATTATGCAAAAGCAAACTATCCACATAAAGATTTTACTTATCAGTCTTCTGCGGATAATGGAGATGGCACATTCACAAATCCGGTAATACAAGCTGATTTTCCTGATCCGGATGTAGTAAAAGTAGGCGACACTTATTATATGGTTACAACTACTATGCATAATTTTCCCGGCTGTACGTTACTTAAATCAAACGATTTGGTAAATTGGAGCTATTGTAGCAACCCATTAACAAAAATGTCTTCGAATCCGGAATATAATCTGGAGGATGGTAAAAATATCTATTCAAAGGGTTCTTGGGCTAATAGTCTTATGTATAAGAACGGAAAATTTTACATAATGTTTAATGCCTTTGGCAAAGGTGATGACGCTGGAGGCTATTTGTTGTCAGCAACTGATCCTGAAGGTTCATGGACAATGACACGACTATCCCAAGGCTATTATGATCCGGGCATGTTACTTGATGAAGATGGAAAAGTCTATGTAGTATGTGGAAATACAAACCTGAAAGTAGTACAGTTAGATGATAACTTCTCATCTGTGAAGGAGGTTAATGTTGATGGTGGATTTGATGGCTTGGAAGGTAGCCACTTCTTTAAGAAAGACGGTTATTACTATATCTATTCAACTTGTTGTGCATGGCCGGCAACTCAGTGGTGTTTCCGTTCTAAAAATGTATTTGGACCATATGAAAAAAAGGAAGTCTTTGATTGTGACGATATTCATCAGGGAGCTATGATACAAACGCAAAGTGGCGAATGGTGGACAATGCTAATGAAAGACTGTGGCTCTTTTGGGCGTATGCCATACCTTGAACCTGTAAAGTGGGTAGATGATTGGCCTGTAATAGGTAATAATGGTACAGATGCCGGTACATATAATAAGCCAAATGTAGGCAAAGACTATGATAAAACATATTTGCCAACTAATGATAATTTCAGAAATTATATATTAGGAAATCAGTGGCAGTGGAATCATAATCCAGATAACTCAAAATGGTCGCTATTAGATAAACCCGGTAGGCTAAGGTTATATACATCAGGTGTAACAGATTCATTGCAAAAAGCTCGTAATACACTTACTCAACGCATTATGGGTTACCATGACAAGACCGTACCTTCGTATGGTACGATACGTATGGATATCAGTAAAATGCAAGATGGTGATATGGCCGGTGTAGCAGTATTCCAAAATCCTTATGCATATATTGCTGTTAATAAGTCTGGCAATGCCTTGAACCTTGTGCAGACCAATACAGAAGACAATAAGAAATATAACACTGCTAT comes from the Xylanibacter oryzae DSM 17970 genome and includes:
- a CDS encoding RagB/SusD family nutrient uptake outer membrane protein, translating into MKIKNIIKLLAFLPLLTSCDDIFTPAIENIRGLDAMYKEPSYAQGILANAYVLLPYSSTPNSDVATDDAVTNDKTSDYLKMATGSWAANSDPMSQWQARRNAIQYINLFLERADSVKWANDPTIAAMFKERLKAEAYGLRALQMFYLLQAHGGWDDSGKLLGVPILTHSETPASDFNVARNSFQDCIDSIIVDATRAESHLPLTYNDLAHDADVPAKYQAMGITKASDYNRVFGAIVRGRMCGNIANAIIAQATLLAASPAYNKGTTVTWADAADRAAVVLDNIGGVSGLAPTGLTWYSSDNAAEITAAQTDKGSNPKEIIWRGDIGSGNDLETSNFPPSLEGKGRINPTQNLVDAFPMANGYPISDKTNSGYNASDPYSNRDPRLAKYIVVNGSTQGSSSAVITTATYGTNYDAKDKESGYSTRTGYYLRKLLRSDCNVTSASPTKQLHYDSRIRYTEIFLDYAEAANEAWGPTGKGTHSYSAYDVIKAIRTRAGVGVNNGDPYLENIKNTSNQDAMRELIRNERRLELCFENHRFYDLRRWKVDLAKLNETANGMQIDKQNDNTITYTNVPVETRNYEDYMYYGPIPYSETLKWTNLQQNHGWGK
- a CDS encoding DUF5627 domain-containing protein; the encoded protein is MKRKSLIPVLALGIFVSMFQSCENQDNEFPNYGHSAVYFGYQDPVRTLCLGQDENYNTDLDNAHQCEIYAVLSGMYSNKGTVSIDVTVDNSLCDNLYLSDGQTPVKPMPSTYYSLLGNQIVMNGTMNGAVKVQFTDAFFADPSSIKNTYVIPLRMTKVTGADSILVGKAKVTSPHPVLTNSSDWDVQPQNYVLYCVKYINPWAGTYLRRGVDLVTENGATSTIVRHKATVEQDDLFKITTNSLKTVLYPFSSSCNLLITFTDDNKCTVTSATDGYTVTGTGTFVKDGEKKAWGNLDRDAIYLDYNVTAASGKVTATKDTLVVRDRGITGMELLAPVYKSN
- a CDS encoding endo-1,4-beta-xylanase — its product is MKYYNKFLLGAISLVAFASCADNNSLDFTPAVGKSDSLVKLSYLNNYDVLKKYVDRTANPNFKLGTGVDASDFSSKGTVYALTVGNFDEITAGNAMKYGSCVADNGNMDFGAVKKFVSTAKDADVSIFGHTLAWHSQQNNKYLNSLVPNSERYMHITTTSVGTKPNPWDWGITYNLDSPLEVGKSYTLSLSAKSSPGTTVWFWPSCSAGTMYLNPQFSVGTKWGVYSITFTPDKPIDKLSYEFGQLNGSLYLDNISLTKDGSSTNLIVNPNFDNNDISRYSKPSYLNFTYAIDGVIPTKILTDQEKKDTITWAMGNWIQGMMNACKGYVKAWDVVNEPLSGVDKDGDGFYDLQSATRGTVSDNDASANFYWQDYMGDLDYVRTAVADARKYFVESGGNASDLKLFINDYNLETFWDHNQKLISLISWIGKWEADGTTKIDGIGTQMHVSYNEDPIKQKSQEDAIVNMFKIMAATKKLVRISELDMGILDANGNKVLTPNVTDAQMKEQAAFYQFIVKAYFDNVPAAQRYGIAQWAQTDSPSTTGAWRANEPIGLWNGKYDRKRAYAGFADGLAGKVVYPAE
- a CDS encoding family 43 glycosylhydrolase yields the protein MRNKLLKYLLYTIFLFAPLSVCAWIGMPIPRLHVDGRYFKDNQGNIVNLHGFAQTYSPWFNEKGTKWNNYDVDGCLSYNQGLIDKILAAGWDVNFIRLHMDPYWSNTPGMQTKGESDISAFSYDRFTKYFQSVFLPMAKYAISKGLYVIMRPPGVCPDSISVGDDYQKYLIKVWNYVSADPYIKNNPNIMFELANEPVKICGKDGSTAGFKELKDYFQSITNTIRSNCNNIVLIPGLAYQANYEGFAEYPIEGSNIGYAVHCYPGWYNSGSEDTPNVNYANFKAGWDKQITPVSNFAPIVVTEMDWAPKSYESSWGKGVTGTAGGNGFGANFKKIADDSGNVSWLIFTSAELMANFKDDPGNGNTFLTDPEACPWPTYHWYKDYAKANYPHKDFTYQSSADNGDGTFTNPVIQADFPDPDVVKVGDTYYMVTTTMHNFPGCTLLKSNDLVNWSYCSNPLTKMSSNPEYNLEDGKNIYSKGSWANSLMYKNGKFYIMFNAFGKGDDAGGYLLSATDPEGSWTMTRLSQGYYDPGMLLDEDGKVYVVCGNTNLKVVQLDDNFSSVKEVNVDGGFDGLEGSHFFKKDGYYYIYSTCCAWPATQWCFRSKNVFGPYEKKEVFDCDDIHQGAMIQTQSGEWWTMLMKDCGSFGRMPYLEPVKWVDDWPVIGNNGTDAGTYNKPNVGKDYDKTYLPTNDNFRNYILGNQWQWNHNPDNSKWSLLDKPGRLRLYTSGVTDSLQKARNTLTQRIMGYHDKTVPSYGTIRMDISKMQDGDMAGVAVFQNPYAYIAVNKSGNALNLVQTNTEDNKKYNTAISCDSIIYLRAIADIATSKASFYYSLDNVTYTKFGQDLDMKYDLSVFVGNRFCIFNYATKAEGGYVDVDWFSTERDFSEDQYYDNSFVPYSSDYLTVSSISANKSSFTLLPSSSQSFTLTATYKDGHTADVSSEAKYTFSDNNIVKVVNGRLVPLGEGTTKMTANYEDKVGNSISVDLNVYVSMFPLTSDGINPSIYATGTFDESTHTLVTGQWGFGGWQYTNGIDLSSCKYIVIEMNKPQNTGASFRLFDENSYWSKPAMVDIGSNTTIKIELSKLIKDGTSTALNLSHIYIMGFWSNGGGEISIKDIFLSNDGTSPVTGIEPIVLTDKPVNVYNLSGMLLYSKISREEAKKVLKSGVYIIDKKCVVIK